Proteins encoded in a region of the Muntiacus reevesi chromosome 19, mMunRee1.1, whole genome shotgun sequence genome:
- the C19H6orf58 gene encoding protein LEG1 homolog, with amino-acid sequence MGASERDSGKSMTRGVSFRPFPNSSAEVFGLSDQYPPLWDESPGQFSDYSVENGKYIIDPWVYPKRMGMYKILLNKTASYFEKFAPDNERNILWGLALQHGWQFSSGRLVDPTQTTDCGYESGDRLCISVDSWWADLNYFLCALPFLAAVDAGIMGITSDQVQLVPPPKDQTKFCLSASSCQLSYPSTMRKWDALYKHLQSPSSSFEDLLKYMWEAHVSALDDGYKIFEDRFEYYSKPEADFGKDWSVFVDYIAAANFPTTFSTVSAFQKALPPRVLVDGDRAPFISDFTDVQNIVLLGLNLVGEVDRATGKGL; translated from the exons atgggtgctagcgagagggattctgggaagtcgatgacacgcggtgtctcctttcGACCTTTCCCCAACTCTTCCG caGAAGTTTTTGGTCTCTCAGATCAATATCCGCCTCTGTGGGATGAGAGTCCTGGTCAGTTCAGTGACTACAGTGTGGAGAATGGAAAGTACATTATTGATCCCTGGGTATACCCTAAGAGAATGGGCATGTATAAAATCCTCCTGAACAAAACAGcaagttattttgaaaaatttgcaCCAGATAATGAACGAAATATTTTATGGGGATTAGCTTTGCAGCATGGCTGGCAATTTAGTTCAG GCAGATTGGTTGATCCCACCCAAACGACAGACTGTGGCTATGAATCTGGAGATCGTTTGTGCATCTCTGTGGACAGTTGGTGGGCTG ATTTGAATTACTTTCTGTGTGCACTGCCCTTCCTCGCTGCGGTGGATGCTGGCATAATGGGGATAACATCAGACCAAGTGCAGCTTGTGCCGCCACCCAAGGACCAGACAAAGTTCTGTCTTAGTGCTTCTAGTTGTCAGTTGTCCTATCCTTCGACTATGAGGAAGTGGGATGCCCTTTACAAG CATTTGCAGTCACCTTCCAGTAGCTTCGAGGACTTGTTGAAGTACATGTGGGAGGCACACGTCTCAGCCTTGGATGATGGTTACAAAATTTTTGAAGACAG GTTTGAATATTATTCTAAACCAGAAGcggattttgggaaagattggagCGTGTTTGTGGACTATATAGCTGCTGCCAACTTTCCCACGACCTTTAGTACAGTATCTGCGTTCCAGAAGGCCCTGCCACCGCGAGTGCTTGTGGATGGGGACAGAGCTCCCTTTATCAGCGACTTTACTGACGTTCAGAACATAGTCCTGCTTGGTCTAAATCTTGTTGGTGAAGTGGATAGAGCAACAGGTAAAGGCTTATAA